DNA from Krasilnikovia cinnamomea:
CCGCGCGTGGTCACCGCGCGCGAGGCCGACGACCTGCTCCGCGCGGCCGAGCAGTTCGTCGCGGTGGTCGAGTCCTCCCTGGGCCTGAGCTACCAGCCACCCCTGGCGGCCTGACCGGCCGTCCCGATCCGGCCTTCCCGGCTCACACGTCACAGATGTCAGTTCAGATCGTGTGCCGCTGACCTCGGCTCCCGAGGTGAGTCGCACAGGTCGTCGAGAGTTTGAGCGGGGCAGCATGGCCGGGCGCATGATCAACGGTGCGGCCGCCCTGGCTGAGCTGGTGCGGGCAGCCGGCGACACCGACGAGCCGGGCGTGCACCGGGTGCTGCCGGTGCTGCCCGAGCTGAGCGGCCTGCTCCCCAGCCGGGGACTGCGCCGGGGCAGCACCGTCGCCGTCGCCGGGGATCGCCCCCCGACCGGCTGCGGCAACACCTCCCTGCTGCTGGCGCTGTTGTCCGCGGCCTCGCGCTCCGGATCCTGGTGCGCGGTGGTCGGCATGCCCGCGCTGGGGGCGCTCGCGGCGGCCGAGAGTGGGATCATCCTGGACCGGCTCGCACTCGTGCCCAACGCCGGTCCCGAGTGGCCCACCGTGGTCGCCGCCCTCATCGACGGCGTGGACGTGGTCGTCGTCGCCGTACCCGGCCCGGTGTCCGGGTCCATCGCCAACCGGCTGGCCGCCCGGGCCCGCCAGCGCGGCTGCGTCCTCGTGCCGTACGGGCGATGGGACGGTGCGGACGTCACCCTGCAGGTCCGCGACGGGCGCTGGGAGGGCCTCGGGGCCGGGCGGGGACGGCTGCGCCGCCGCGAGGTCACCATCACGGCGCAGGGGCGCGGCGCCGCGGCCCGTCCCAAGCGGATGACGATGTGGCTGCCGGGCGTGGGCGTGATGGCGGCTCCCGATGCCGCGCTGGGCGTCCCGGTCACCCACCCGGCGCCGGTCACCCTCCCGGTGCCGGTCGCTGCGGTGCCGGTCGCTGCGGTGCCGGTCGCCGCGGTGTCCGATGACGCGCAAGGTGGCGGGTCGGGGGCGCAAGGTGGCGGGGCGCAGGACGGCGGGCGGCCGACACTGGCGGTGGTGAACTCGTGAGCGATCCGACCGCCCGGACGTCCGCCGGGAAGGGCACTGCGACATCCGCCGGGAAAGGCGCCCGGCTGGTCGGTACCGGCGATCCGGGCGGTGCGGCCGGCCCGCGGACGCTGCTCGTGTGGTGCCCGGACTGGCCGGTCATCGCCGCCGAGATCGTGGACGGGGTGCCCGCCGCCGAACCGGTGGCGGTGCTGCGCGCCAACCGGGTACTGGCCTGTTCCGAATCGGCCCGCGCGGACGGGGTCCGGCGCGGGCTGCGCCGGCGCGAGGCGCAGAGCCGGTGCCCGCGCCTGACCGTCGTCGAACACGACCCGGGGCGCGACGCGCGCGCGTTCGAGCCGGTCGTGGCCGCGGTCGAGGAGGTCGCGGTCGGGGTGGAGGTGATCCGGCCGGGCGCCTGTGCACTGGCCGCGCGCGGGCCCGCCCGCTACTTCGGCGGTGAGCAGGCGGCCGCCGAGCGGATCGTCGAACACGTCGCCCAGGAGTGCGCGGTGGAGAGTCAGATCGGCATCGCGGACGGGATGTTCGCGGCCGGGCTCGCCGCCCGTACCGGGCAGATCGTCGCGCCGGGCGGCACCCGTACGTTCCTGGCCGGGATGCCGGTCGAGGCCCTGGAACGGCCGGAGCTGGCCGACCTGCTGCGTCGGCTGGGTGTCAAGACGCTCGGTGACTTCGCGGCCCTGCCGGCCGGGGACGTGCTGACCCGGTTCGGCTTCGACGGGGCGCTCGCGCACCGGTGGGCGACGGGCTTCGACCATCGGCCGCTGGCGGTCCGCAAGCCACCGCCGGACCTGGACGTCACCCAGGAGTACGACGAACCGCTGGAGCGCGTCGACGTGGCCGCGTTCGCCGGTCGCGCTCTGGCCGAGCGGCTGCACGAGCGGCTCGCCGCGTACGGGCTGGCCTGCACCCGGCTCGGCATCGAGGCGATCACCGCCAACGGGCAGGAACTGCACCGGGTGTGGCGGCACGACGGCATGCTCACGCCGGCCGCCATCGCCGAACGGGTGCGCTGGCAACTCGACGGCTGGCTCACCGGCGCCCGCCGTGGCGGTCCGGCCCGGCCCACCGCCGGCCTGATCCGGCTGCGGCTGGTCCCCGACGGCGTGCTCGTCCACCTCGGACTGCAGCCCGGCCTGTGGGGTGACACCGGCGCCGACCGGGAACGGGCGCACCGCGCGCTCAGCCGCATCCAGGGCCTGCTCGGCCCCGAAGCCGTGGTGACGCCGGTGCTGGGTGGCGGCCGGTCCGCCGACGACCAGGTGCGCATGGTCCCGTGGGGGGACGAGCGGGTGCCGACCCGGCCTGGCGCTGAGCCCGCCGACCCGTTTCCGATCGTTGAGCCCGGGGGGTCGTTTCCGGCGCTGACGGCCGCGCCCGCCCACCCGGGCCCACCACTTGTCAGCGCCGTTCCGCAGCAGGGTGCTGGTCTGCAGCAGGGTGCTGGTCTGCAGCAGGGTGCCGGTCTGCAGCAGGGTGCCGGTCTGCAGCAGGGTGCCGGTCTGCAGCAGGGTGCCGGTCTGCAGCACGGTGCTGGTCTACAGCATGGTGCTGCTCTGCAGCAGGGTGCCGGTCGGCAGCAGGGTGCCGGTCGGCAGCAGGGCGTCGCTTCCCGGGGTGGTGCGGCGCAGCGGCGGGCTGACGCGGAGGCCCGGCGCCTGGCCGCCCTCCCGCCGTGGCCGGGTCGATTGCCCAAGCCGGCTCCCGCCCTGGTCCTGCCTCATCCGCTGCCAGCCGTGCTCCTCGATGCCGACGGCGAGCCGGTCCGGGTCAGCGCCCGCCTGGAACTTTCCGGCATGCCCGCGTGCCTGCTCGTCGACACCACCGACCCGGCGCGAGGCGGGACAGGCCGCAACAGCGCGACAGGCCGCAGCAGCGCGACAGGCCGTAACGGCGGGACAGGCCGCAGCAGCGCGACAGGCTGTAACGGCGGGACAGGCCGCAGCAGCGGGATGGGTGGCAATAGCGGGATGGGTGGCAATAGCGGGACAGGCCGCAACAGCGGCGGCGGCGTCGAGATTGTCGGCTGGGCGGGACCGTGGCCGGTGGACGAACGCTGGTGGGCCCCGGCCGAAGCGCGCCGCCGGGCCCGGTTCCAGATCGGCCTCGCGGACGGCAGAGCCCTGCTCCTCACCCTGACGGACGGCCACTGGGCGATCGAGGCGATCTATGACTAATACGGTGACCACCAAGGTGGACCGGGTGCCACCCAGCGCGCCCGGCGGGCTCCGGCGACGCGTTGAAGGTCATCTGTACAGGTGCGGGCCCGATCCAGCCCGTGTACGGCGGCCAGCAGGCCGGCTTCCTGACGGTATGCACCATATGCCCGCCTCCCGCCGACCGGACCTTGGAGAGTTCCGGTTAGGAGCTGACCGGAATTCAACAAGGTGGGTTTCTGGTCTGAGTGGTTGTCCGAATGGTGGGAGCGTTGTCCAGAGGTTGAACCCCGAGGCGACCGGCTCAAGGGGTGGGCGGTGAGTTTCCACAATCCCCGGATGCCGTGGACGGAGCTGGAAGGCAGGCTCAGCGGCCGGACGGTCGGCAAACGCCACCTCGACCGACCGGACACCCAGGCGCCGCAACGCCACCTGTACGCGGTCGACCCCCTCGCCGTGGACGCCTACGCGGTCGACCCCCTCGCCGTGGACGCCTACGCGGTCGACCCCCTCGCCGTGGACGCCTACGCGGTCGACCCCCTCGCCGTGGACGCCGACGGCGGCGACTCACCCGCATGGAGCCGCAAGCGCCAGCCGTACACCGCCGCGCCCGCGCTGGTGCGCGGCGACGACCCGGTCCCGTACGCGGAGCTGCACTGTCACACGAACTTCAGCTTCCTGGACGGCGCCAGCCACCCCGAGGAGCTGGCCGAGGAGGCGACCCGGCTCGGCCTGCGCGGTCTGGCGGTCACCGACCACGACGGTTTCCAGGGTGTCGTGCGGTTCTCCCAGGCGGCCCGGGAGCTGGCCCTGCCCACGATCGTCGGCGCGGAGCTGTCCCTGGACCTGTCCAAGCCCCAGAACGGCGAACCCGACCCGGAGGGCCGCCACCTGCTGGCGCTGGCCCACGGCCCGGAGGGCTACGCCCGGCTGGCCAGCACGATCTCGCGCGCCCAGCTCGCGGGCAAGGAGAAGGGCAAACCACAGTACGGAGACCTGGAGCAGATCGCCGAGGTGCTGCGCGACCACGTGCTGGTGCTCACCGGCTGCCGCAAGGGCAGCGTCCCGCGCGCCCTGGCCACCGGTGGGACGAGCGCAGCGGCGGCCGAGCTGGACCGCCTCGTCGCCCTGTTCGGGGCGGCCAACGTGGCGGTGGAGCTGACCAGCCACGGCGACCCGTACGACGACGACCGCAACGACGCGCTGGCCGAACTGGCGGCGGCCCGGCACCTGCCGGTGGTGGCGACGAACAACGTGCACTACGCGACGCCGGGGCGGCGGCGACTGGCCACGGCGCTGGCGGCGGTGCGGGCGCGGCGCAGCCTCGACGAGATCGACGGCTGGCTGCCCGCGGCGGGCGCCGCGCACCTGCGCAGTGGCGCGGAGATGGCCCGGCGCTTCGCCGCGTACCCGGACGCGGTGCCGAACGCGGCCATGTTCGGCGAGGACCTCGCGTTCGACCTGAACCTGGTGGCGCCGAAGCTGCCGGACTTTCCGATCCCGGAGCCGGGACACACGGAGATGAGCTGGCTGCGCGAGCTGACCATGCGCGGGGCCCGGGAACGCTACGGGCCGCCGCAGGCGCACCCGAAGGCGTACGCGCAACTGGAGCACGAACTCAAGATGATCGAGGAGCTCAAGTTCCCGGGCTACTTCCTGGTGGTGTACGACATCGTCCGGTTCTGCCGGGAGAAGAACATCTACTGCCAGGGGCGGGGTTCGGCGGCCAACTCGGCGGTCTGCTACGCGCTGCGCATCACCAACGTGGACGCCGTCGAGTACGACCTGCTCTTCGAGCGGTTCCTCGCCCCGGAACGGGACGGCCCGCCGGACATCGACGTGGACATTGAGTCGGACCGCCGCGAGGAGGTCATCCAGTACGTCTACGAGCGGCACGGCCGCGAGCACACCGCCCAGGTCGCCAACGTGATCACCTACCGGCCCCGGTCGGCGGTGCGGGACATGGCGAAGGCGTTCGGCTTCTCGCCCGGCCAGCAGGACGCGTGGAGCAAGCAGATCGACCGGTGGGGCAGCGTCGCCGCGGTCGACGTCGACGACATCCCGGAGCAGGTGGTCGAGTTCGCCAACCAGGTGCAGAACTTCCCCCGGCACCTGGGCATCCACTCCGGCGGCATGGTGATCTGCGACCGGCCGATCATCGAGGTGTGCCCGGTGGAGTGGGGCCGCATGCCCGGGCGGACCGTGCTGCAGTGGGACAAGGACGACTGCGCGGCCATCGATCTGGTGAAGTTCGACCTGCTGGGGCTGGGCATGCTGTCGGCGCTGCACTACGCGTACGACATGATCGAGTCCGATCTGGACATCAGCACGATGCGCCTGGACGACCCCGAGGTGTACGAGATGCTGTGCCGGGCCGACTCGGTCGGGGTGTTCCAGGTGGAGAGCCGCGCGCAGATGGCCACGCTGCCCCGGCTGAAGCCGCAGACCTTCTACGACCTGGTGGTGGAGGTGGCGCTGATCCGGCCCGGGCCGATCCAGGGCGGCTCGGTCCACCCGTACATCCGGCGCAAGAACGGAAAGGAAGAGGTGACCTACCCGCATCCGCTGATGCGTAACGCGCTGGAGAAGACGCTGGGGGTGCCGCTGTTCCAGGAACAGCTCATGCAGCTGGCCATCGACGTGGCCGGGTTCAACCCGGCCGAGGCGGACCAGCTGCGCCGCGCGATGGGCTCGAAACGTTCGGCCGAGAAGATGAACCAGATCAGAGACCGACTGTACGCGGGGATGGCGGCGCGCGGCATCACCGGCGACCTGGCCGACGACCTGTTCGTCAAGCTGTCCGCGTTCGCCAGCTACGGCTTCCCGGAGAGCCACGCGATGAGCTTCGCCTACCTCGTGTACGCCAGCGCCTGGCTCAAGCGCTACCACCCGGCCCCGTTCTGCGCGGCGCTGCTCAACGCGCAGCCCATGGGCTTCTACTCGCCGCAGTCGCTGGTGGACGACGCGCGGCGGCACGGCGTGGAGGTGCGGCGGCCCGACATCAATCTGAGCAACGCGGCCGCCACGCTGGAGTCGACCGCGCAGACCCGGTGGGGTTCGGGGCCGGGGGAGCCGCCGCACGCGTGGGGGCTGGGCGGCCCGGCCGTACGCATGGGGCTGTCCAGTGTCCGTACCGTCGGTGAGGAACTGGCCGAGACGATCGAGCGGGAGCGGGCGAACGGCCCGTACCAAAATATGGCGGATCTCGCGCGGCGGACCGGATGCTCGGCCGCCCACCTGGAGGCGCTCGCGACTGCGGACGCCTTCGCGGGTTTCGGCCTGTCCCGGCGCGAGGCGCTGTGGGCGGCGGGCGCGGCCGCCCAGGACAGGCCGGACCGGCTGCCGGGCACGGTGACCGGCACCGACGCCCCGATGCTGCCCGGGATGTCCGAGATGGACCGTCTGGTGGCGGACGTGTGGGCGACCGGGCTGTCCCCGGAGACCCACCCGGCGCAGTTCCTGCGCGCCCAGCTGGACGCCGCGGGCGCGCTGCCGGTGGCCCGGCTGGGCCGGGTCGAGGCGGGCACCCGGATCCGGGTCGGCGGGATCGTCACGCACCGGCAGCGGCCCGCGACCGCGGGCGGGGTCACCTTCGTCAACCTGGAGGACGAGACCGGCATGCTCAACGTCACCTGCTCGCCCGGCCTGTGGCAGCGCTACCGGCGGGTGGCCCGCACCAGCGCCGCGCTGCTGGTGCGCGGGCGGCTGGAGAAGAGCGAAGGGGTGCTCAACCTGGTGGCCGACCGCCTCGACGTGCTCACCCCGCCGGTCACCCCGGCGTCCCGCGACTTCCGCTGACCTCGCCGCCATGTCGTACGCGCCATGACAGCCCGCCTCCGGTGTGGTGGAGTGTCGCGGTGCGCGCGACCGCGCGGTCGAAGACCTGGTGCCGCTCGTGCGCAGCCACGGCGAGCGTGCGGCCGTCGTCCGCGAGCGGGCCTGGCCGAGCCGATCAGGCTGCGGTGGCATGCCCGCCTGCTCGATCACCTGCGGGACACCTGAGAGGGCTGACGGTGGGTGCGGCAGAACAGCGGCCGGGGGCGCCCGGCCGATACGCTGCCTGGGTGGACAGCACATCGACGCGCCCGGCCCGGTCCCTCGTCACCGCCCGCACCGCGGCGGTCTGGCAGGTGCTGCGGCGCGAGCAGGAGCGCCAGGGCCGCGAGCTGACAGTGCTCGACGTCGGCGGCGGCACCGGCGGCTTCGCGGTGCCGTTGGCCGAGGCCGGGCACCGGGTCACCGTCGTCGACGCCAGCCCGGACGCGCTCGCCGCACTGGACCGGCGCGCCGCC
Protein-coding regions in this window:
- a CDS encoding error-prone DNA polymerase; amino-acid sequence: MDAYAVDPLAVDAYAVDPLAVDADGGDSPAWSRKRQPYTAAPALVRGDDPVPYAELHCHTNFSFLDGASHPEELAEEATRLGLRGLAVTDHDGFQGVVRFSQAARELALPTIVGAELSLDLSKPQNGEPDPEGRHLLALAHGPEGYARLASTISRAQLAGKEKGKPQYGDLEQIAEVLRDHVLVLTGCRKGSVPRALATGGTSAAAAELDRLVALFGAANVAVELTSHGDPYDDDRNDALAELAAARHLPVVATNNVHYATPGRRRLATALAAVRARRSLDEIDGWLPAAGAAHLRSGAEMARRFAAYPDAVPNAAMFGEDLAFDLNLVAPKLPDFPIPEPGHTEMSWLRELTMRGARERYGPPQAHPKAYAQLEHELKMIEELKFPGYFLVVYDIVRFCREKNIYCQGRGSAANSAVCYALRITNVDAVEYDLLFERFLAPERDGPPDIDVDIESDRREEVIQYVYERHGREHTAQVANVITYRPRSAVRDMAKAFGFSPGQQDAWSKQIDRWGSVAAVDVDDIPEQVVEFANQVQNFPRHLGIHSGGMVICDRPIIEVCPVEWGRMPGRTVLQWDKDDCAAIDLVKFDLLGLGMLSALHYAYDMIESDLDISTMRLDDPEVYEMLCRADSVGVFQVESRAQMATLPRLKPQTFYDLVVEVALIRPGPIQGGSVHPYIRRKNGKEEVTYPHPLMRNALEKTLGVPLFQEQLMQLAIDVAGFNPAEADQLRRAMGSKRSAEKMNQIRDRLYAGMAARGITGDLADDLFVKLSAFASYGFPESHAMSFAYLVYASAWLKRYHPAPFCAALLNAQPMGFYSPQSLVDDARRHGVEVRRPDINLSNAAATLESTAQTRWGSGPGEPPHAWGLGGPAVRMGLSSVRTVGEELAETIERERANGPYQNMADLARRTGCSAAHLEALATADAFAGFGLSRREALWAAGAAAQDRPDRLPGTVTGTDAPMLPGMSEMDRLVADVWATGLSPETHPAQFLRAQLDAAGALPVARLGRVEAGTRIRVGGIVTHRQRPATAGGVTFVNLEDETGMLNVTCSPGLWQRYRRVARTSAALLVRGRLEKSEGVLNLVADRLDVLTPPVTPASRDFR